The DNA region GATCGCGCCACCGAGGTCTTCTGGCGCCACGGCTACGAAGGTGCCTCGCTGAGCGCCCTGACCAGCGCGATGGGCATCAACCGGCCGAGCCTGTACGCCACCTTCGGCAGCAAGGAGCAACTGTTCCAACGGGCCTTCGCCCGCTACCACGAGACCCAGGTGGCCGCCGCCCGTGCCGCGCTCGACCAGCCCAGCGCGTACGCGTCGATCGAGGCCTTTCTGCGCTCAAGCGCCGACGGCCTGACCGCTACCGACCACCCCGCTGGTTGCTTCTCCATCCAGGGCGGTCTGGCCTGCTCGCCGGAGAACGCCGGCATCGCCGAGATCCTGGCCGCCGGCCGCGCCGCCACCGAGTCGGCCCTGGAGGAACGCCTGTCCCGGGCCGTGACCGAGGGTGATCTGTTGGAGGACACGGATGTCCGGGCACTCGCCCGATTCGTGATGGCCCTGAGCGAGGGCCACGCGGTGCACGCCGCGGCCGGGGCCAGCCGCGAGGAACTTCACGCCTCGGTCGACATCGCCCTACGGGCCGTGGACACCCTGCACCGCCGGTAGATCACACGGAAGCGGGGGCCGGGGTCGGCAGGGCCCGGCCGAGTCGTACCGCCAGCAGCGCGGCCAACGCGATGAAGCCGGGCACCAGCAGGAAGGCCAGGTGGGTCCCGACCCCGTCGGCCATCCACCCGAGGGCGACCGGCGCGATCCCGAAACCCACAGCCATCGAGTACGCCGACCAGCCCGCCGCCTGATCGGTGGCATCTGCGGCGACGGCCAGGGCCAGGGAGATGGCCAGCGGATAGTGCAGGGCGTTGCCCAGGCCCAGCACCACCAGGCCGACCACCGCCAGCCAGCCGACCGAGGCCACCCAGAAGAGACTGAACCCGGCCAGGGACACCCCCAGGGCGGCCAGCAGGAGGGGTATCGGGCGGAACCGGAGGGCCACCCGCCCGCCGAAGATCCGGCCGACGAACATGCCGGCGACGATCGCGGCCACCGCCGCCGAGGCGGCACCGGACGGCATTCCGGCGTGCACCCGCAGCACGTCCGCGGTCCACAGGGACAGGCAGACCTCGATCGAACCGGTGACCGCCATCAGCCCCCAGGCGATCCAGTACGCCCTGGGTAGCCGCCGCCTACCGGCCGCAGGCGGCACCGGCCTCCGGCGGGCTGCTACGGCGGCGACCTGCGGTGCGCGTACCCGAGGGGTGCGGGTCGCCACCGCTACCAAGGCGATCAGGGCGACCACGACGGACAGGCCGGGGCGCCAACCCCAGCCGGCGTTCACGGTGTACCCGATCACCAGCGGGGCGAGGATGCCCATGCCGGCGCAGGCGGCGTTGGCCTCGGCCAGGGCTGCGGGAGCGGCCGGCCCGTGCCGGGTGGTGAGCAGCACGTTCACGCCGCTGACCACCAGCATCCCCGCGGTGGCGATCACCATGACGATGGCGAGGGTGGCCGGTAGCGGGCGGAGCAGGGCCAGCCCGCTGACCCCGACGGCCACCCCGGCCAGCCCCAGCCAGATCGTCGGGCTTCGACCGAATCGCCGGGCGACCGGGGCGAACAGCGCCCCGCCGGCCAGCGCACCGGCCGCCAGGGCGGTGCTGTGCAGGCCGGCGACGGCGGCGCTGGTGCCCTGCTCATCACGCAGCAGGGGCACCACCGGGCCGAACCCGTAGAGGAAGAAACCCCACAGACCGAGTTGGGCGTACGCCAACCAGGTGATCCGGTCGTGACGGAGGCGGGACACCCGCCCAAGCTACAAGCGGGTGCCGCCTGCCCTACCTGCCCTGAGAGCGAACTCTCTCCCTGCTGAGCCGGGGTGTTAAGAAGGGGCCCCTGCTCTACCGCAGGCGTTAATAAGGGGCCCTTCCTTGCACCTCAGCGGACGCTGCGGGCGAACTGGCGGGCCGCCCAGTAGACCCCGGCGGCGGCGAGGATCGCGATGATGGTCAGCCCCTGCCAGACCTTGTCGTTGCCGATGTCCCCGCTGAACAGGGCCCGGGTGCCGTCCACCGCCCAGGAGAAGGGGTTCCACTTGGCGATGCCCTGCAACCAGCCGGGGGCGAAGGCCAGCGGGAGCAGGATGCCGGAGAGCAGCAGCACCGGTTGGGCGACCGTGTTCATCAGCGGGGCCAAGGCGTCCTCGCTCTTGACCTTCAGCGCTACCCCGTAGGAGACCGCCGAGGTCATCAGCGCGATCAGGGCGAGCATCAGGTAGGCCAGCAGCAGGTCGCCGATGAACACCCGCAGCTCGAACAGCAGGGCGAGCAGGGTGATGATCACCGCTTGGACCAGCAGCGACACCACGTCGCGCAGGGAGCGGCCGAGCAGCAGGGCCAGTCGGCTGACCGGGGTCACCCGGGAGCGTTCGATCACCCCGGCACGCAGCTCGGCGATCAGACCGAAGCCCTGGAACAGACCCCCGAAGATGGCCAGCAGCACCAGCAGGCCGGGCACGAAGATCTTGTACGCCTCGGCCTGGGTGGGCGCGTTCAGGGCCGGTTTGAGCAGCGGGGCGAACAGCAGCAGGTACATCACCGGCTGGAAGACGCCGACGAACACCCACACCGGGTTGCGCAGCAGCAGGTTCAGTTGACGCTGGAAGATCAGCCAGGTGTCGCGGGCGAGTTTCATCAGTTCTCCTGGTCGGGTCAGGACTCGCGCAGCGAGCGGCCGGTCTTGGTGAGGAAGACGTCGTCGAGGCTCGGGCGGTGCAGCTCGATCGACCTGAGCTCGATTCCGGCGCTGTCGACCCGGCGCAGGATGCGCGGAATGGCGGTGGCCCCCTCGTCGACGAAGAGGCGCAGGCCGCCTTCCTCAAGCGCTTCCAGCCGGCTGACGTACTCCTCGGCGGCCAGCAGCTTCTCCGCCTCGACGGCGGCGTTGTGGCCCAGGCCGAGCTGCACCACGTCGCCGGAGATCTCCCGCTTGAGCCCGGCGGGGGTCCCCTCGGCGACCACCTCGCCGTGATCCATGATCGCGATGCGGTCGCAGAGGGCGTCGGCCTCGTCCAGGTAGTGGGTGGTGATGAAGACCGTCATGCCGTCCGTGCGCAGCCGGCGGATCTCGTCCCACATGTGCGCCCGACTCTGCGGGTCCAGGCCGGTGGTCGGCTCGTCCAGGAAGACGATCTTCGGCTCGTGGATGATGCCGAGGGCGATCTCGACCCGGCGACGTTGGCCACCGGAGTAGGTCTTGCACTTGCGGTCGGCGAACTCGGTGAGCTGGAAGGCCTCCAGGGCACGTACCGCCCGGCGCTGCGCCTCGGCCTTCGAGATGCCGTACAGCCGGGCCTGGAGCACCAGCTCCTCCCGACCGGTGGACTCGTCCCAGGTGCTGCCGCCCTGGGCCACATAGCCGATGCGGCGGCGTACCTCGCCCGGGTCCTTGCGCAGGTCGGCGCCGGCGATGGTGGCCTGGCCCCCGTCCGGCTCGATGAGGGTCGCCAGCATCCGCAGGGTGGTGGTCTTGCCGGCGCCGTTCGGGCCGAGGAACCCGAAGATCTCGCCCGCCGCCACGTCCAGGTCCACCCCGCGTACCGCGTCGACGGTCTTCGTCTCCCGACCGGCCCGGCTGCGGTACGACTTGCGCAGCCCTCTGGTCTCAATCATCGCTTCTCCCCGCTTGAGGCCGCTGTCGGCCACCATCGTCATCGGTAACGAATCACATCGGTACGACACCACGCCGTATCGATAACGGGCCAATCCGTGCGCCATCCCACACTGAGCGCCCGTTAGGTTTGCCGGTTCGGTCGCTAAACTCCCGGTCAGTAACCCCCGGGAGGAGCCACCAAGGTGCGCAAGGTTCTCATCGCCAACCGAGGCGAGATCGCGGTACGCGTGATCCGCGCCTGCCAGGACGC from Micromonospora sp. NBC_01739 includes:
- a CDS encoding TetR/AcrR family transcriptional regulator, whose product is MSPIGRPRAFDEEAVLDRATEVFWRHGYEGASLSALTSAMGINRPSLYATFGSKEQLFQRAFARYHETQVAAARAALDQPSAYASIEAFLRSSADGLTATDHPAGCFSIQGGLACSPENAGIAEILAAGRAATESALEERLSRAVTEGDLLEDTDVRALARFVMALSEGHAVHAAAGASREELHASVDIALRAVDTLHRR
- a CDS encoding ATP-binding cassette domain-containing protein, giving the protein MIETRGLRKSYRSRAGRETKTVDAVRGVDLDVAAGEIFGFLGPNGAGKTTTLRMLATLIEPDGGQATIAGADLRKDPGEVRRRIGYVAQGGSTWDESTGREELVLQARLYGISKAEAQRRAVRALEAFQLTEFADRKCKTYSGGQRRRVEIALGIIHEPKIVFLDEPTTGLDPQSRAHMWDEIRRLRTDGMTVFITTHYLDEADALCDRIAIMDHGEVVAEGTPAGLKREISGDVVQLGLGHNAAVEAEKLLAAEEYVSRLEALEEGGLRLFVDEGATAIPRILRRVDSAGIELRSIELHRPSLDDVFLTKTGRSLRES
- a CDS encoding ABC transporter permease translates to MKLARDTWLIFQRQLNLLLRNPVWVFVGVFQPVMYLLLFAPLLKPALNAPTQAEAYKIFVPGLLVLLAIFGGLFQGFGLIAELRAGVIERSRVTPVSRLALLLGRSLRDVVSLLVQAVIITLLALLFELRVFIGDLLLAYLMLALIALMTSAVSYGVALKVKSEDALAPLMNTVAQPVLLLSGILLPLAFAPGWLQGIAKWNPFSWAVDGTRALFSGDIGNDKVWQGLTIIAILAAAGVYWAARQFARSVR
- a CDS encoding MFS transporter, with the translated sequence MSRLRHDRITWLAYAQLGLWGFFLYGFGPVVPLLRDEQGTSAAVAGLHSTALAAGALAGGALFAPVARRFGRSPTIWLGLAGVAVGVSGLALLRPLPATLAIVMVIATAGMLVVSGVNVLLTTRHGPAAPAALAEANAACAGMGILAPLVIGYTVNAGWGWRPGLSVVVALIALVAVATRTPRVRAPQVAAVAARRRPVPPAAGRRRLPRAYWIAWGLMAVTGSIEVCLSLWTADVLRVHAGMPSGAASAAVAAIVAGMFVGRIFGGRVALRFRPIPLLLAALGVSLAGFSLFWVASVGWLAVVGLVVLGLGNALHYPLAISLALAVAADATDQAAGWSAYSMAVGFGIAPVALGWMADGVGTHLAFLLVPGFIALAALLAVRLGRALPTPAPASV